One Gadus morhua chromosome 23, gadMor3.0, whole genome shotgun sequence DNA segment encodes these proteins:
- the gyg1b gene encoding glycogenin-1b isoform X1, protein MADQAFVTLATNDNYAKGAMVLARSLRNHHTTSKLVVLTGPQVSDPCQSVLKKLFDEVRVVDVLDSKDTAHLAMMKRPDLGVTFTKLHCWTLTHYSKCVFMDADTLVVSNIDDLFEREELSAAPDPGWPDCFNTGVFVFQPSMATYEKLMQYSAEHGSFDGGDQGVLNGFFSSWATTDISKHLPFIYNLSSIALYTYLPAFKQYGGNAKVVHFLGQMKPWSLTFDPKAQKVRGGSQDAVASHSSFLLDWWTLYSREVLPLLQEHYGDQPFHSGCVEYSDACEEGQEEECQEASAAASEASRLSSEERRERWERGQADYMGEDSFENIQKKLDAFLK, encoded by the exons ATGGCAG ACCAGGCTTTCGTCACGTTGGCGACCAATGACAACTACGCCAAGGGAGCCATGGTCCTGGCCCGGTCTCTGCgcaaccaccacaccaccagcaAGCTGGTGGTGCTGACCGGCCCACAGGTCTCCGACCCCTGCCA gtcTGTGCTGAAGAAGCTGTTTGACGAGGTGCGGGTGGTGGACGTTCTGGACAGCAAGGACACGGCCCACCTGGCCATGATGAAGAGGCCTGACCTTGGGGTCACCTTCACCAAACTGCACTGCTGGACCCTCACACACTACTCCAAATGTGTCTTCATGGACGCCGACACGCTG GTGGTCTCCAACATCGACGACCTGTTTGAGCGGGAGGAGCTGTCCGCAGCCCCGGACCCCGGCTGGCCGGACTGCTTCAACACGGGCGTGTTCGTCTTCCAGCCCTCCATGgcgacctatgagaagctgatGCAGTACAGCGCCGAGCACGGCAGCTTTGACG ggggagaccagggggttCTGAACGGGTTCTTCAGCAGCTGGGCCACGACAGACATCTCCAAGCACCTCCCCTTCATCTACAACCTCAGCAGCATCGCCCTCTACACATACCTTCCTGCATTCAAACA GTACGGAGGCAATGCCAAGGTGGTCCATTTCCTGGGGCAGATGAAGCCGTGGAGCCTCACGTTTGACCCCAAAGCCCAGAAGGTCAGGGGGGGCTCCCAGGACGCGGTGGCCTCCCACTCTTCCTTCCTCCTGGACTGGTGGACCCTGTACTCCAGGGAGGTCCTGCCCCTGCTCCAGGAGCACTACGGAGACCAACCTTTCCACTCCGGATGTGTGGAG TACAGTGACGCCTGTGAGGAGGGACAG GAGGAGGAGTGCCAGGAGGCCTCTGCTGCTGCGTCCGAGGCCTCCCGCCTGTCGTCGGAGGAGCGTCGGGAGCGCTGGGAGCGGGGCCAGGCCGACTACATGGGGGAGGACTCGTTTGAGAACATCCAGAAGAAACTGGACGCTTTTCTCAAATAA
- the cpb1 gene encoding LOW QUALITY PROTEIN: carboxypeptidase B (The sequence of the model RefSeq protein was modified relative to this genomic sequence to represent the inferred CDS: inserted 1 base in 1 codon), producing MKVFLLFGLVALALAEVTRFAGEKVLRLKPVMDEHVVLIRELAASIEVDFWSPDSAEMVTIDIDVDIHVPAAYLDLVSTMLQQSDMETEVLIEDLQVSIDAQTGPTPRTHSYTNYNSWDKVQSWIAAISTSNSALISKQSIGSTYEGRPMTLLKLGKKSSVTKPAIFMDCGIHAREWISPAFCQWFVKEALSTYGSDSQMTSLLDQMDVYVLPVFNIDGYDYTHKSNRMWRKTRSRTSGTSCLGTDPNRNWNAGWCTTGASXEPCSETFCGSKVESEVEVRNVADFLRRNKADIKAYLTIHSYSQLVLFPYSYTYDLAADHSELLKVAEGASSALRGLYGTRYTSGPGAATIYPAAGGSDDYAYDIGVKYSFTFELRDTGRYGFLLPASQIKPTCMETMLAIKYIAAHVQENLY from the exons ATGAAGGTCTTCCTGCTGTTTGGATTGGTGGCATTGGCCCTGGCCGAGGTCACACGCTTTGCGGG GGAGAAGGTGCTGCGCCTGAAGCCCGTGATGGACGAACACGTCGTGCTCATTAGGGAGCTGGCTGCCAGCATCGAG gtcGACTTCTGGAGCCCCGACAGCGCTGAGATGGTGACCATCGACATTGATGTGGACATCCACGTGCCGGCCGCCTACCTGGACCTGGTCAGCACCATGCTGCAGCAGAGCGACATGGAGACCGA GGTGCTGATTGAGGACCTCCAGGTCAGCATCGATGCCCAGACCGGCCCCACTCCCAGGACCCACAGCTACACCAACTACAACAGCTGGGACAAG GTCCAGTCTTGGATTGCCGccatctccacctccaactCTGCACTGATCAGCAAGCAGTCGATCGGCAGCACCTACGAGGGACGCCCCATGACGCTGCTCAAG CTCGGCAAGAAGTCCAGTGTCACCAAGCCCGCCATCTTCATGGACTGTGGCATCCACGCCAGAGAGTGGATTTCTCCTGCTTTCTGCCAGTGGTTTGTGAAAGAG GCCCTGTCCACCTACGGAAGTGACTCCCAGATGACCAGCCTGCTGGACCAGATGGACGTGTACGTCCTGCCCGTCTTCAACATCGACGGCTACGACTACACCCACAAGAGT AACAGGATGTGGAGGAAGACCCGTTCCAGGACCTCGGGAACCAGCTGCCTCGGGACCGATCCCAACAGGAACTGGAATGCGGGCTGGTGCA CAACCGGAGCCT AGGAACCCTGCAGTGAAACCTTCTGTGGCTCCAAGGTCGAGTCTGAGGTGGAGGTCAGGAACGTGGCCGATTTCCTCCGCAGGAACAAGGCAGACATCAAGGCCTACCTGACCATCCACTCCTACTCCCAGCTCGTGCTCTTCCCTTACTCCTACACCTACGACCTGGCTGCAGACCACAGTGAGCTG CTGAAGGTGGCTGAGGGCGCCTCGTCCGCTCTGCGCGGTCTGTACGGTACTCGCTACACCAGCGGCCCCGGAGCGGCCACCATCT ACCCTGCGGCCGGAGGCTCAGATGACTACGCGTACGACATCGGGGTGAAGTACTCGTTCACCTTCGAGCTGCGCGACACCGGCCGCTACGGGTTCCTGCTGCCCGCGTCCCAGATCAAGCCCACCTGCATGGAGACCATGCTGGCCATCAAGTACATCGCCGCCCATGTGCAGGAGAACCTGTACTAG
- the gyg1b gene encoding glycogenin-1b isoform X2 encodes MADQAFVTLATNDNYAKGAMVLARSLRNHHTTSKLVVLTGPQVSDPCQSVLKKLFDEVRVVDVLDSKDTAHLAMMKRPDLGVTFTKLHCWTLTHYSKCVFMDADTLVVSNIDDLFEREELSAAPDPGWPDCFNTGVFVFQPSMATYEKLMQYSAEHGSFDGGDQGVLNGFFSSWATTDISKHLPFIYNLSSIALYTYLPAFKQYGGNAKVVHFLGQMKPWSLTFDPKAQKVRGGSQDAVASHSSFLLDWWTLYSREVLPLLQEHYGDQPFHSGCVEEEECQEASAAASEASRLSSEERRERWERGQADYMGEDSFENIQKKLDAFLK; translated from the exons ATGGCAG ACCAGGCTTTCGTCACGTTGGCGACCAATGACAACTACGCCAAGGGAGCCATGGTCCTGGCCCGGTCTCTGCgcaaccaccacaccaccagcaAGCTGGTGGTGCTGACCGGCCCACAGGTCTCCGACCCCTGCCA gtcTGTGCTGAAGAAGCTGTTTGACGAGGTGCGGGTGGTGGACGTTCTGGACAGCAAGGACACGGCCCACCTGGCCATGATGAAGAGGCCTGACCTTGGGGTCACCTTCACCAAACTGCACTGCTGGACCCTCACACACTACTCCAAATGTGTCTTCATGGACGCCGACACGCTG GTGGTCTCCAACATCGACGACCTGTTTGAGCGGGAGGAGCTGTCCGCAGCCCCGGACCCCGGCTGGCCGGACTGCTTCAACACGGGCGTGTTCGTCTTCCAGCCCTCCATGgcgacctatgagaagctgatGCAGTACAGCGCCGAGCACGGCAGCTTTGACG ggggagaccagggggttCTGAACGGGTTCTTCAGCAGCTGGGCCACGACAGACATCTCCAAGCACCTCCCCTTCATCTACAACCTCAGCAGCATCGCCCTCTACACATACCTTCCTGCATTCAAACA GTACGGAGGCAATGCCAAGGTGGTCCATTTCCTGGGGCAGATGAAGCCGTGGAGCCTCACGTTTGACCCCAAAGCCCAGAAGGTCAGGGGGGGCTCCCAGGACGCGGTGGCCTCCCACTCTTCCTTCCTCCTGGACTGGTGGACCCTGTACTCCAGGGAGGTCCTGCCCCTGCTCCAGGAGCACTACGGAGACCAACCTTTCCACTCCGGATGTGTGGAG GAGGAGGAGTGCCAGGAGGCCTCTGCTGCTGCGTCCGAGGCCTCCCGCCTGTCGTCGGAGGAGCGTCGGGAGCGCTGGGAGCGGGGCCAGGCCGACTACATGGGGGAGGACTCGTTTGAGAACATCCAGAAGAAACTGGACGCTTTTCTCAAATAA
- the gyg1b gene encoding glycogenin-1b isoform X3 — MVLARSLRNHHTTSKLVVLTGPQVSDPCQSVLKKLFDEVRVVDVLDSKDTAHLAMMKRPDLGVTFTKLHCWTLTHYSKCVFMDADTLVVSNIDDLFEREELSAAPDPGWPDCFNTGVFVFQPSMATYEKLMQYSAEHGSFDGGDQGVLNGFFSSWATTDISKHLPFIYNLSSIALYTYLPAFKQYGGNAKVVHFLGQMKPWSLTFDPKAQKVRGGSQDAVASHSSFLLDWWTLYSREVLPLLQEHYGDQPFHSGCVEYSDACEEGQEEECQEASAAASEASRLSSEERRERWERGQADYMGEDSFENIQKKLDAFLK, encoded by the exons ATGGTCCTGGCCCGGTCTCTGCgcaaccaccacaccaccagcaAGCTGGTGGTGCTGACCGGCCCACAGGTCTCCGACCCCTGCCA gtcTGTGCTGAAGAAGCTGTTTGACGAGGTGCGGGTGGTGGACGTTCTGGACAGCAAGGACACGGCCCACCTGGCCATGATGAAGAGGCCTGACCTTGGGGTCACCTTCACCAAACTGCACTGCTGGACCCTCACACACTACTCCAAATGTGTCTTCATGGACGCCGACACGCTG GTGGTCTCCAACATCGACGACCTGTTTGAGCGGGAGGAGCTGTCCGCAGCCCCGGACCCCGGCTGGCCGGACTGCTTCAACACGGGCGTGTTCGTCTTCCAGCCCTCCATGgcgacctatgagaagctgatGCAGTACAGCGCCGAGCACGGCAGCTTTGACG ggggagaccagggggttCTGAACGGGTTCTTCAGCAGCTGGGCCACGACAGACATCTCCAAGCACCTCCCCTTCATCTACAACCTCAGCAGCATCGCCCTCTACACATACCTTCCTGCATTCAAACA GTACGGAGGCAATGCCAAGGTGGTCCATTTCCTGGGGCAGATGAAGCCGTGGAGCCTCACGTTTGACCCCAAAGCCCAGAAGGTCAGGGGGGGCTCCCAGGACGCGGTGGCCTCCCACTCTTCCTTCCTCCTGGACTGGTGGACCCTGTACTCCAGGGAGGTCCTGCCCCTGCTCCAGGAGCACTACGGAGACCAACCTTTCCACTCCGGATGTGTGGAG TACAGTGACGCCTGTGAGGAGGGACAG GAGGAGGAGTGCCAGGAGGCCTCTGCTGCTGCGTCCGAGGCCTCCCGCCTGTCGTCGGAGGAGCGTCGGGAGCGCTGGGAGCGGGGCCAGGCCGACTACATGGGGGAGGACTCGTTTGAGAACATCCAGAAGAAACTGGACGCTTTTCTCAAATAA